From Callithrix jacchus isolate 240 chromosome 15, calJac240_pri, whole genome shotgun sequence, one genomic window encodes:
- the LOC118151204 gene encoding filamin-A-like: protein MKKNGQHVASSPIPVVISQSEIGVPATFRSLARASMKVTPLSLQSLSLIPEMQVGSCCPPVGAGTLYMAPKLRVLHPPGFGGLNLSTEGPSKVDINTEDLEDGTSRVTYCSTEPGKYIISIKFADQHMPRECSSALAAPLTTPGPRGSV, encoded by the coding sequence CCCATCCCGGTGGTGATCAGCCAGTCGGAAATCGGCGTGCCAGCCACATTCAGGTCTCTGGCCAGGGCCTCCATGAAGGTCACACCTTTGAGCCTGCAGAGTTTATCATTGATACCCGAGATGCAGGTAGGCAGTTGCTGCCCACCAGTTGGGGCAGGAACACTGTACATGGCACCCAAGCTCAGGGTTCTCCATCCCCCAGGCTTTGGTGGTCTAAACCTGTCCACTGAGGGCCCCAGCAAGGTAGACATCAACACAGAGGACCTGGAGGATGGGACGAGCAGGGTCACCTACTGCTCCACAGAGCCTGGCAAGTACATCATCAGCATCAAGTTTGCTGACCAGCACATGCCCCGTGAGTGCAGCAGTGCCTTGGCAGCACCCCTCACCACACCAGGGCCCAGAGGCAGTGTGTGA